Sequence from the Maribellus comscasis genome:
AGAATCATTGCTGCTTTGAGCATCCACCCCGGAGTTTTGCCATTTTTATACCCCGTTAAAAGATACGGTGCAGGATGTACAAAATTTGGTGCAATATTGGTTAAAATCCTCCTCTCACGAAGTGATTCCCGAACCAGCTTCAATTCCATTTTTGCGAGATAACGTAATCCGCCGTGGATCATTTTAGAAGTCGCCGCTGATGTTGCTCCACCAAAATCATCTTTCTCAAATAAAGCCACTGAAAACCCTCTGGTTACAGCTTCATAAGCAACAGCCGCACCGGTAATTCCGCCTCCAATAATCAAAACGTCAAAATGACTATCTTGTATAAAACGTGTTGTTCTTTTCACTGATTATTGTTTGCCTAAATTTAGTTTTTATTCAAATGAAAAAAAACTATTCGCCATAATGATTGTTAAAGACAGAAATGAAATTTAAAACAACAAAATAGCAGAGTATCTCATCTTATTTTTAAAGTTTTATAAATAAAATCGTTTATTTGTTTTCATTTTAAAAAAAATATTTTCATATTTGCAGCAAATCGTAAGCAAAACGAATGAAAAACACGATTAACATATCAATTCTCAGCCTAATTCTAGGTATTATTCTTCTAATTAAGAAGAAATGAGAATGGTGTGTTATTAAAAGATATTTGGAAAAAGTGAAGCCATTCTCATCATAAGAGGGTGGCTTTTTTCATGTGAAGCATTTGACTAAAAAAATTAAAGAGAAATAAATTTCAAATAATAAATTACAGATTACCATGAGTGACAGACTTTACATTTTCGACACAACTTTGAGGGACGGAGAACAGGTTCCGGGTTGCCAGTTGAACACAGTGGAAAAGATTGAAGTCGCCAAAGCATTGCAGGAGTTGGGAGTCGACATTATTGAAGCAGGATTCCCCATCTCAAGCCCCGGTGATTTCGAATCGGTAGTTGAGATTTCAAAAGCGGTTACATGGCCAACAATTTGTGCCCTGACCCGCGCAGTAAAAAAAGATATTGATGTTGCTGCTGAATCACTAAAATACGCAAAAAAAGGACGTATTCACACAGGGATTGGAACATCAGATTTTCATATCTACCACAAACTAAACTCTAATCCGGAAGAAATAATTGAACGCGGAGTTGAAGCTGTAAAATATGCAAAAAAGTTCGTTGAAGATGTTGAGTTTTATGCTGAAGATGCAGGCCGAACAGAAAACGAATACCTGGCCCGTGTTATTGAAGCCGTAATTAATGCAGGTGCTACCGTTGTAAATATCCCGGACACTACAGGATATACACTTCCGCACGAATTTGGCGATAAAATTAAATATTTAATGGAACATGTTTCCAATATTCATAAGGCAACTATTTCAACACACTGCCACAACGATTTGGGAATGGCAACAGCAAACACGGTCTCCGGTATTTTAAACGGGGCACGCCAGGCTGAGGTAACCATTAACGGAATTGGCGAGCGTGCCGGAAATACTTCACTGGAAGAAGTTGTAATGACTTTAAAAACGCATTACAAAAGTTTGCAGATTGAAACCGGTGTAAATACACAAAAAATATATGGAACCAGTCGTCTTGTTTCTACATTAATGAACATGCCGGTTCAACCAAACAAGGCGGTAGTTGGAAGAAATGCGTTTGCACATTCATCAGGAATTCACCAGGATGGTGTTTTGAAAAATCGCGAAAACTATGAAATTATGGATCCTGCAGAAGTAGGAATCAACGAATCGTCGATTTTACTTACTGCACGAAGTGGACGAGCGGCATTAAAACACCGGCTTGAAATTCTTGGTTTTGAGCTGACAAAAGAAAAACTGGATGAAGTTTACGAAGAATTTTTAAAACTGGCGGATAAGAAAAAAGACATCCGTGACGATGATATTGCATTACTGGTAGGTGACGCAACACGTCAGGAGCGAAGAATAAAACTGGATTTTTTACAGGTTGTTACCGGCAAAAATATGATGCCAATGGCGACCGTTCGATTGGACATTGCAGGTGAAAAATTTGATGCTACATCGGCAGGAAACGGTCCCGTTGACGCTGCAATCAAAGCGGTAAAACAAATCATTCACCGGCAAGTTGTTATCGAAGAATTTCTGGTACAGGCAATTACACGGGGAAGTGACGACATTGGCAAGGTACACATGCAGGTAGAATACGAAGAAGGTATTTTCCACGGTTTTGGTGCCAATACCGACATAATTACAGCTGCTGTGGAAGCATTCCTCGACGCCATTAATAAAATTCCGGTGGGACAGCCCGCAACGGTTTAAATTGAAAGTAAAACATAATTTGATATTTCGCTAAAATAAAAAATGGAAGCAAAAACATTATTTGATAAAATCTGGGACGCCCACGCAGTAAAACAAATTAAAGACGGTCCCAGTGTTTTGTATATCGATCGTCATTTGATTCACGAAGTAACCAGTCCGGTGGCATTTCTGGGACTTAAAAAACGTGGATTAAAAGTTTTCCGTCCCGATAAAACGACAGCAACACCAGACCATAACGTTCCTACTGAAAATCAGCATCTATCCATTATTGACGAACTTTCGAGACATCAGGTGGAAATGCTGAAGAAAAACTGTGCCGAACACGGTATTGTATATCACGATTTACAGTCAGAAGGGCATGGGATTGTCCACATCATAGGGCCTGAACTGGGTCTTACACAGCCCGGAATGACCATCGTTTGTGGCGACAGCCACACTTCAACTCACGGCGCTTTTGGCGCCATAGCATTTGGTATTGGAACAAGCGAAGTTGAAATGGTTTTGGCCAGCCAATGTATAATGCAGCCAAAACCGAAAAAAATGCGAATTACGATAAACGGTGTTCTAAATGAAGGAGTAACAGCAAAAGATATAGCACTTTACATTATATCGCAAATTTCAACCAGCGGTGGTACTGGCCATTTTATTGAATATGCAGGTACAGCTATTGCCAGTTTGAGTATGGAAGGCAGGATGACCCTTTGTAACCTTAGTATTGAAAGTGGTGCCCGTGGGGGAATGATTGCACCTGACGATGTTACCATAAACTATGTAAAAGGTCGGAAATATGCCCCCAAAGGAGAAGATTGGGACAAAGCAGTAGAGGCCTGGAAGGAATTAAAATCTGACGAAGGTGCCCTTTTCGACACTGAATATACTTTTGATGCCGCTGACATTGAACCGATGATTACATACGGGACCAACCCTGGAATGGGAATAGGGATTTCAAAAACAATTCCTACAACAGATGGAATGACCGGAAGTGACAAAGCCACTTTTGAAAAGTCGTTACAATATATGGGATATAAAGCGGGTGAAGCCATGAAAGGGAAACCGGTTGACTACGTTTTTCTGGGTAGTTGTACCAACGGAAGAATTGAAGATTTCAGGGCATTTACCGAATTTGTAAAAGACAGGAAAAAAGCTCCAAATGTAACTGCCTGGCTGGTTCCGGGGTCAAAACATGTTGAATACCAGATTCGGGAAGAAGGATTGGTTCAGATTCTTGAAGCTGCAGGTTTTGAATTGCGTCAGCCCGGATGTTCAGCCTGTCTTGCAATGAACGACGACAAAATTCCGGAAGGCAAATATGCGGTTTCTTCCTCGAACCGAAATTTTGAAGGTCGCCAGGGACCGGGGGCCCGAACCTTGCTTGCAAGTCCGCTTACTGTTGCAGCTGCAGCATTAACCGGGAAAGTTACCGATCCCAGAGAATTAATGTAAGATTGAATATTGACTAATGATTATTGATTAATTGTGGATAGATATGAATTAAAGAATAGAACTAAAATTTTTGCACATCAATGTGTAAAATTTGCTTCTTCTCTCCCAAAAACAAAATTGGGATCTCATATTGAATGCCAGTTAATCAGGTGCGCCACATCGGTTGCTGTAAACTACAGATCAGTCCTTTTAGCGCAATCTGATGCTGCTTTTGCAGCAAAATTATCAATAGTCATTGAAGAAATAGACGAATGTGATTTTTGGATTGAATTTGCATTGGATGAAGAAATTGTATCATTAGAAGTAGTTGCTTCTCTTATGAAAGAAGCTAAAGAACTAACCGCAATTTTCATCGCCGGCAGAAAAACAATTCAGTCTGAAAAATAAAAAATAATCAACAATAAATAATCAATAAAATGGCATACGACAAATTTTCAATTATAACATCACCGGCAGTTCCGCTTCCCATTGAAAATGTGGACACCGACCAGATTATTCCCGCACGATTCTTAAAAGCCGTAGAACGCAAAGGTTTTGGTGATAATCTTTTCCGCGACTGGCGTTACAATAAAGACGGAAGTCCGAAAGCTGATTTCCCTTTAAATGACCCAAAATTCTCCGGTAAAATTTTAGTTGGAGGAAAAAACTTTGGAAGTGGTTCAAGCCGTGAACATGCAGCATGGGCAATATACGATTATGGTTTCCGTGTTGTGGTTTCCAGCTTTTTTGCTGATATTTTTAAAGGGAATGCATTGAACAACGGCTTGTTACCAGTTGTTGTTTCTCCTGAGTTCCTTCAAAAAATATTCGACGCTACAGAAAATGATCCGAATACAACTTTTGAAGTGAATCTGGAAAAACAGACTTTTACGATTTCTGCTACAGGCGAATCAACAGATTTTGAGATCAATCCGTACAAAAAGCATTGTTTACAAAACGGACTTGATGACATCGATTACCTTGTGGAAATGAAAGATGAAATAGAAGCATTTGAAGCAGAGAGGTAAGCTTTCTGCTCAACTGCAAACAGATAAAAAATGACAGGCAGAACAGTTGAAATGACAGGTAAACACCTGACGATAATGGACACTACCCTTCGTGACGGCGAACAAACTTCAGGAGTTTCGTTTAGCGAAGGGGAAAAACTAAGCGTAGCAAAAGTTTTACTCGAAGATGTAAAAGTTGATCGCATCGAGATTGCTTCGGCACGGGTTTCAGAGGGTGAATTCAAAGGGACAAAACGGGTTATGCAGTGGGCTGCGGAGAAAGGACACCTGCATCAAATTGAAGTGCTGGGATTTGTTGACGACAAAACCTCACTTCAGTGGATTGCTGATGCCGGGGGTAAAGTAATCAACCTCCTTTGCAAGGGTTCATTAAAACACGTTTCCGAGCAATTGCGAAAGACACCGGAACAGCATTTGGCTGATATAAAAAAGGTAATTTCAAATGCCGCTGAAATGGGAATCCGGGTAAACATCTACCTTGAGGACTGGTCAAACGGGATGCGTAGTTCAAAAGACTATGTTCACTTTATGATCAAAAATCTAAAAGATGAAAAAGTTGACCGGATGATGTTACCCGACACACTTGGTATTTTGGACCCGGATGAAACCTATGATTTCTGCAGCGAAATGATAGAAGCTTTTCCTGAAGTAAACTTTGATTTTCATGCTCACAATGATTATGATTTAGCAATTGCCAACGTCTTTCATGCAATAAAAGCCGGTATTCGTTGTGTACACACTACGGTAAACGGCTTGGGAGAACGCGCCGGAAATGCGCCTCTTTCAAGTGTAATAGCTACAGTCAAAGACCACCTGAAAATGAAAACCAATGTGAACGAAACGCACCTGAATAAAGTTTCGCGTTTGGTTGAGTCATTTTCCGGAATCCGCATCCCTACCAACAAACCATTGATTGGCGAGTTTGTATTTACACAATGTAGTGGTATTCATGCAGATGGTGACAATAAAAACAATCTTTATTTTAATGAACTTTTGCCGGAACGTTTTGGAAGAATCCGCCAGTATGCACTTGGAAAAACTTCAGGTAAGGCGAACATTAAAAAAAATCTGGAAGATTTGGGAATTGAGCTTGACGCCGACTCATTAAAAAAAGTTACACAGCGTATTATTGAACTGGGTGACAAAAAAGAGACGGTTACAAACGATGATCTGCCTTATATTGTCTCTGATGTTTTGAACAACGACATTATGGAACAAAAAATCAGGGTTGTAAACTTCTCTGTAATGCATACCATGGGATTGCGACCGGTAGCCAATGTATCGCTCGAAATTGAAGGAAAAAAATACGAAGAATTTTGCGACGGTGACGGACAATATGATGCTTTTGTAAAAGCCCTTCGGAAAATTTATAAACGTTTAGGGAAGTCATTTCCAAAACTGATTGATTATGTGGTTACCATTCCACCCGGCGGGAAAACGGATGCACTGGTTGAAACAGTTATTACCTGGAAAAACAGCCGTGAATTCAAAACAAAAGGATTGGATCCTGATCAAAATGCAGCAGCTATAAAAGCAACAATCAGAATGCTAAACATTATTGAAAATGATTTTAAGCCCGGAATTCTGGATAAAATTTTGAATAGTATTTCCTGAATCTCCTGTTAAAAAAATATATTTAAAATACCTCGGAATTCTATCTCATCACTGTTTGGGCAGGTAGAAGGTATCCGAAAAAAAAAGACTATAAATGAAACTAAACATTGCAGTACTTCCCGGCGACGGAATCGGGCCGGAAATTGTTGAACAGGCCATGAAAGTTGTAAAGGCCGTTACCAAAAAATTTAACCACGAATTGTCATATGAATATGGTTTAACCGGCGCAATTGCCATCGACGAGGTAGGAGATCCCTACCCTGAAAATACGCACGAACTGTGTATGAAATCGGATGCAGTTTTATTTGGAGCCATCGGCGATCCCAAGTTCGACAATAATCCCAAAGCTCCTGTTCGTCCGGAACAGGGATTGTTGGCTATGCGCAAAAAACTGGGGTTATATGCCAATATTCGTCCCGTTGAAACCTTTGAGTCGTTGTTACATAAATCTCCTCTCCGCCGCGAATTGGTTGAGGGAGCTGATTTTGTTTGTATCCGCGAATTAACCGGTGGGATTTATTTTGGTGAAAAAGGGAGAAAAGATGGTGGTAACACTGCTTTTGATACCAACACTTATACCCGCGAAGAAATTGAACGTATTCTGAAACTGGGGTATGAATTTGCAGGAAAACGTAACAAAAAACTAACAGTGGTTGACAAAGCCAATGTTCTGGAAAGTTCACGCCTGTGGCGCGAAGTGGCACAGGAAATGGCGCCAAATTATCCTGATATCAAAACAGAATACATGTTTGTGGATAATGCTGCAATGCAGATTATTCAGTGGCCTAAAAACTTCGATGTAATGGTTACCGAAAACATGTTTGGCGATATTCTTACCGATGAAGCCAGCGTTATTACAGGTTCGCTTGGATTGCTTCCTTCTGCTTCCATGGGAATCCACACCTCGGTTTTTGAACCCATTCACGGTTCTTACCCGCAAGCTGCCGGAAAAGACATCGCCAATCCAATTGCAACCATTCTTTCCGCTGCTATGATGTTTGAATATGCTTTTAACCTCATGGAAGAAGGAAAAATCATCCGCGATGCTGTTGCCGCCTCAATGACCGAAGGTTACGTAACAGTTGATATTGCCGAAGGTGAGTCATTCAAAACCTCGCAGGTTGGTGACTGGATTGCTGAGTGGGTAGAAAAAAGTTAATTACATCGAATAAATTAATGAACCGTTCCTTGTCAAGAACGGTTCATATTGAGATTAACGGCTGAGAATTAGTTTCTGGGGTAATACCTTGTCCTTTCCTTTTATTTTTATAAAATATACTCCACTCACAAAATTCGACATTTCTATTTCAAACCGGCCGGTATTTATCTGGCTTTGATTTAATACTTCTCTTCCTGTAGCATTAAAAACAGATACTTCAAGCTTTTCACCAACATTGGATGGAAATTCAACATAGACAATGCCGGAAGTTGGGTTTGGATATATTTTCAGATTTGACTTTTCCGGATGATTAATACCAACGGTAAAACCAACACAAATTGTAAAATTGTTTACTGTTGTGTCTCCTGCCAAATCGGTAGCGATTAGACGAAGACTAACACAGCCTGTGTCGGAAACAGCTGGCGACGCAAACAGCGTGTCGTTGTAAAAATTGAGCCAAGCCGGCAAATCATCGTATTCTTCGGATAAGAGTGTGAGTGTGAACGTATCATTGTCATCCGGATCCTCAAAAACAGCATCAACTCCCGCACCCAAATTCACGGTTACTGTATCACCCGGTTTTATACCAAAATCCTCCAGTTCTCTTATTATTCGGGGAGGGTCATTTTCTGCATTGATATTTAAATTAAATGTATCAGCAAAACTTTTCCCTGTACTCCTATTTAGCAATAACAGATCAGCGATCGAAAATCCGTTGGCATCTGGTGCAGGAAGTATCATTAATACCGCGCTATCACTTCCGGTCTCATAATCAACCATATAAGATTCTACCAACTGGGGATTTCCTGTTGTAAATACAAATTCAACCGAATCATCAGAGCATCCCGAGCCATCATCAATTCCTGTTAAAACAATTCTCATCCAGCCTGAATCTTCAATCATTTCGACATCCGGAATTGAATCGATCTCCGGATTTACTGTCCCGGGAAGAACAGTTATTTCAAATGTCAGAGTATCTGTATTACCTGAATTATCAACAGCTACCCACTTCTCGGTAGTGGTACCAACTGGAAATGTTGCAGTGCCACCTAATCCCCCTGCTAGTTTTACTACCGGAGATTTGCAATTGTCAAGAGCTACAATTTCCGGATATTCTACTACTGCTTCACACTCTCCTTTATCAGCGGTAACCGTAATATTTGTTACAGGCGTAAATGATGGAGACAACGCGTCGCTTATATCCACGTTTGTGTAACATGTATTAGTGTTTCCGTTATTATCGGTAACGGTAATACCTATCCGATTGATACCAATATCATTACAATCAAAAGCGTCTTGACTGGCGACAACCGACCTGATTCCACAGGCATCGAAAACAGATTTGTAACCATCATTGATATTTAGTCCGGCATATCCATTCTCATCCAATTCCAAAACAACATCTTCGCATTTAATAGCAGGTAAGGTTTCATCTTTTACACGAACAGTTGTGTAACAGGTATCTGTATTTTCCTTTTGATCTTTAGCAATAACCATAATTTCCACATCCTTTTCTGCCTGCTCACACGAAAAAGAATCTGGTAGAATGGTAAAAATCAAATCATCGTATTCGTCAGCATTGTCAGTAGTACCTGCGGTTATTTTTTCGATATCGAATTCACTCAACTCATATTTTCCAAATCGATCTAAAACAATTGTTATTGGGTTACAGTATACCTCAGGAGGGGTAATATCTTCTGTATTAACGCTCAGATTAAGTATTACAGTGCTATCGCAGCCACTAACTGACTTAAATATTTCGGTGTAAGTGCCGCCTGTTGTGAGAGTTTGACCTCCAAAAGAGAAAGGTAGTTCATCCTGAAGAATTGAAACAATAATATTCACAAGGAAAGTATCATTTACTGTAAAATCAAGAGTAACTGTGCTGTCGCAACCAGTAATTGTGTTAAATACTTCGGTGTAGGTACCACTTGATGTGAGAGATTTAGTACCAAAAATATAGGGCAATTCATTTTCACAAATTGAAACGACGTCACTTACAAGGAAAGTATCTTTTACAGTCAAATTCAACGTTACAGTGCTGTCGCAACCGCTTGAGGAAACAAATGTTTCATAATATGTTCCTGAAGATGATAATGATTGTGCACCAAAAGTAAACGGGATTTCGGTTTTACATATGGCCGTATCAACAGTTGATATTTTTACAGGAAAAACATGTATTGAATCACTCAAAGTCACAATCTCTGATTTTCCTGATGGAGTATGACTTACCGTTGCAGTCACTTCATACTTTCCATCCTGAATATAACTATGCCGGGGATTAAATTCGATGGAAGTGGTTCCATCTCCAAAATTCCATACAATATCGGTGACATCTGTTGTGTCTGAATAAAAACTGAGCGGTTCATTTACACAGACTGTCGTGTCAGAAACCGATAATTCGGCCCAGGGTGAAAAGTCGAATGCAACTGTATCGCCAACCGATGAACTCCAGCGGCCATGTTCATCCATAAACTGAATAGTAAAAAAATGCTCTCCCGAAGGATTATCCGGAAACTCCAGATTATCGTGAAGTAAGTAGTCCTTTGAAGGACTTTCAATGGTATCGGTTATCATCGTAGCCAAATCACTGTCTAGCCAGTAACGGTAAACTACAATTTTGTTATCTGACGTAATATTTGTGGAGTTATATTTTGTAAAGAACTTCGAAAAAGCCGGACTAAAATCTCCATTTTCATCCTTAAATCGGAAATGCACTGTATTTAGCCCGTTATCAAGATCTGAAACATCAAGAAGATTATCCAAGCTTAGAAATTCTGAAGGAGTAATATTTTTCAAATGAACAGATGAATAGTCGTTGTTATACCAGTATTCCAGGGTAGTAATTTTCTTCACTACAGGTGTTGTACTTCCTGCTTCTATTACAAAAAAGCGGGAAACCGCTGGCCCCGATATTCCACCTTCATTCTGAAACCGGAAATGTACTGCATGTAATCCTGTCTCCAGAGACGAAACGGATAGGTTATCATTAAACGAAAATACACTTGACGCAGATATATTTTGTTTTGTTCGTGAACTATAGTCGCTATCGTACCAGTACTCATATGCCGTAATTTCCTGCATAGCCGGGGTCAAGGTTTCAGGAAACAAAGTAAAAAAACAAGATCCTGGTGAGCCCCAAATTCCCCTTTCATCCTGAACCCGGAAATTTAATGTATGCAGTCCGAATTCCAATGAGGAAACATCAATCGCTTCGTCAATATTCAATAAACGTGTTACTCCAACCGACTGATTTACTACTTCAGAATAATTATCGTCAAACCAATATTCCCATGCAGTAATTTTGTTCTGGGAATACATATTCATCGATAGAACAAAAAATACAAATACCCAGATGACTTTTTTCATTTTAAATAATTTAAATGAATTTGTTTTCATGATTCCAGTAATTTGGAATGTTTGAAACCCGGGTTTATCGCTCTTGTGCAGCTACCGTAATTTGTACACCAAGTTGTCCGCCTGATGCTTCGCTATCAACAGACACACTGCGTATATGCGGATAATAGGGAACAGCGCCTTCTTTGTATGGTAATAAAGTTCCATATACACCAATATCTGTTCCATCTTCTGCAGCTCCAATTCCCGGGCATCCGGTTTTTAATTTATAATCATTATCATATGAAAAACTATAATTCGTGCCTGTAATAGTTGTATAAATATTATCTCCCCCAACATCGGTAATATTGTTTGTTCCTGTATGGGTTGAGGTTTCCGGATTATAAGGAAGTGCTCCGGAATACAGGTTGTATGAAAACTCGCAGCTTTCGGTATATCTCATACCGTAGTAGTAAGAAAATATATTATTTTTAAATAAACAACCGTTCACATATGTCAGTAAATAAGAGCCACTGTAGTTAAAATTATTATGATCAAAAAATGATTGGTGAAAATTATTCAAACCTCCAAACAACATCGATTTTTCAATCAGGCAGTTTGACGCATTATAAGCATTTAAAGTAGACATAACTGATTCAGAAATTACAAAATTAGTAGCTACTGTATCTGAAGAACTAGCCCTTAGATTTAAAGTACTTCCTACTCTGCATCGTTTAATCGAAATATTCATTGCATCATTTCCACTACTTCCAAAACTAAGAGAATTGGTAAAATATATCCCTTCAAATGTGCTGTTGTCACAATTTCCCGTAAATACCAACGATGTTATGATTCTTGTAGCTTTGGTTGCACTTGTTGAGTCGGGATAGTGTCCAACACCAACCCAGTGCAAAGTTTTATCAATGGTTACAGGACTTATATTAAAACCTCCACCAGGTAAATAAATTGTATCTCCGGAGTTGGCAGCCAATATAGCGTCATTTATGTTTGTATATACTGAGGCTGAACCATTCTGAACAACTATACGCGGCTGGGCATAAATTAAAGTTGCAACAAAAATAAACGGTAAAAGAATTAGTTTTTTCATACTTCTAAGATTTGGTTTTTCGTTTTTTTGTTCCTGTTTTTGGCTTAAAAATAGAAACATTTACTCCTCCCAAATCTCATTATATAAAAGAGTTAACCAACCGTTGGTAATTTATGACAAATGGCATACTTCAATTCACCATCCGTTTTTTACAAATACAATCAACATAAAACAAATGCGATAAAAAATGTCAAAAACTATTTACCAGTCTTATATTGTAGAATCCGAAGATGAATTTCTTTTCTGCGGTCACGGGAAATGGCCAGTTCAGAGCCGTTGTCTAATTTTATATTTTTTCCGTACGATTTTATATGTTCCATATTCACCAAATACGATTTGTGAACACGTAAAAAAGGAAACTCCAATAGTTCATTTTCCCAGAAACCTAAATGTTTTGATGTCAGAAGTTCGTTTTCGGTGTCTGTTTCATCAAAATAAACAACAGTTGAATATTCCTTTTCAGCTTTGATATACAAAATTTTATTTGGAAAAATAAAATTGGTTTCCGTCTGTCCTTTCACTACAATTTGTCTGTTTCTGAACGCATTATATGTCCTAAGCAACTCATCGAGTCTATTCTTTTTGAAAATATTTTGCCTTGCTTTTTTTATGGCGCGGACCAGATCGTCTCCATCGATTGGTTTTGTAATATAATCGATAGCATTGTATTTGAAAGCTTTTAAAGCATACTGATTATAAGAGGTTACAAAAATAATGTGTAACTGTTCAAACTGGAGAGATTCCAATAAACGGAATGCGTCAAAATCATCATTAAATTGTATATCCAGAAACAACAAATCAAAGTCAAGTTGCGGTAATCCCGACAACGCTTCCTTCCCTGATGAAAAAACCTCTGTAACTTCAATGTCAGGAGCATAATCTTTTAGCATGTTTTGAAGGTTTAAAACCGAATATTTTTCATCTTCTACAATTACCGTTCTTATCATTTGTAACTCTACTTCTCCGATTTAAAAATACGAATTGTTTCTCATTTTTATTCCCCTTTCTAATTCGTTTTACTGAACCACCAGAGGAATTAAGAATGATACTTCAACACCGCACTCCCGATTCTTAACCTCAAAATTAATATTTGCTTTTTTATGAAGTAAATCGATCCGTTCGCGGGTAATTTTTGTACCAAGTCCTGTTCCCAAAGAGATTTTCTCTTTATTGATACCTCTGCCATTGTCTTCTATCGAAATGACCAAAAACCTGTCGCGGACTTCAATTCTGATTTCAATTTTTGAATTTTTTCTTTTTCCATTCTCAAACCCGTGTTTTATTGAATTCTCAACAAGGGGCTGTAAAATCATTGGGGGAACCATTATTGACTGGGAAGCGTAATTACCGGGAACTTTTATTTGATAAGTAAAACAGCCATCACATCGCAATAACTCGAGATGTATATAATTTTCAACAATTTCCAGTTCATCGCTCAAACTAATAACTTCTTTTTTAATACTTTGCAGAATAACACGCAACAACTTTGAAAACTTTACAATATAGTCGGTTGCCTGTTTTTTGTATCCCGAATTAACCAGCCCGCTGATATTATTCAGGCAGTTCATAACAAAATGAGGATCGAGTTGAGCTGCCAATGCCTCGCTGCGGAGCTGAATTATACGTTGCTGAATCATTGCTTTTTTCATACCTGCTTTTCTGATAAGAAGAATTACAAATGCAATAATCAGCAT
This genomic interval carries:
- a CDS encoding alpha-isopropylmalate synthase regulatory domain-containing protein, encoding MTGRTVEMTGKHLTIMDTTLRDGEQTSGVSFSEGEKLSVAKVLLEDVKVDRIEIASARVSEGEFKGTKRVMQWAAEKGHLHQIEVLGFVDDKTSLQWIADAGGKVINLLCKGSLKHVSEQLRKTPEQHLADIKKVISNAAEMGIRVNIYLEDWSNGMRSSKDYVHFMIKNLKDEKVDRMMLPDTLGILDPDETYDFCSEMIEAFPEVNFDFHAHNDYDLAIANVFHAIKAGIRCVHTTVNGLGERAGNAPLSSVIATVKDHLKMKTNVNETHLNKVSRLVESFSGIRIPTNKPLIGEFVFTQCSGIHADGDNKNNLYFNELLPERFGRIRQYALGKTSGKANIKKNLEDLGIELDADSLKKVTQRIIELGDKKETVTNDDLPYIVSDVLNNDIMEQKIRVVNFSVMHTMGLRPVANVSLEIEGKKYEEFCDGDGQYDAFVKALRKIYKRLGKSFPKLIDYVVTIPPGGKTDALVETVITWKNSREFKTKGLDPDQNAAAIKATIRMLNIIENDFKPGILDKILNSIS
- a CDS encoding 2-isopropylmalate synthase — translated: MSDRLYIFDTTLRDGEQVPGCQLNTVEKIEVAKALQELGVDIIEAGFPISSPGDFESVVEISKAVTWPTICALTRAVKKDIDVAAESLKYAKKGRIHTGIGTSDFHIYHKLNSNPEEIIERGVEAVKYAKKFVEDVEFYAEDAGRTENEYLARVIEAVINAGATVVNIPDTTGYTLPHEFGDKIKYLMEHVSNIHKATISTHCHNDLGMATANTVSGILNGARQAEVTINGIGERAGNTSLEEVVMTLKTHYKSLQIETGVNTQKIYGTSRLVSTLMNMPVQPNKAVVGRNAFAHSSGIHQDGVLKNRENYEIMDPAEVGINESSILLTARSGRAALKHRLEILGFELTKEKLDEVYEEFLKLADKKKDIRDDDIALLVGDATRQERRIKLDFLQVVTGKNMMPMATVRLDIAGEKFDATSAGNGPVDAAIKAVKQIIHRQVVIEEFLVQAITRGSDDIGKVHMQVEYEEGIFHGFGANTDIITAAVEAFLDAINKIPVGQPATV
- a CDS encoding four helix bundle protein, encoding MDRYELKNRTKIFAHQCVKFASSLPKTKLGSHIECQLIRCATSVAVNYRSVLLAQSDAAFAAKLSIVIEEIDECDFWIEFALDEEIVSLEVVASLMKEAKELTAIFIAGRKTIQSEK
- the leuD gene encoding 3-isopropylmalate dehydratase small subunit, with translation MAYDKFSIITSPAVPLPIENVDTDQIIPARFLKAVERKGFGDNLFRDWRYNKDGSPKADFPLNDPKFSGKILVGGKNFGSGSSREHAAWAIYDYGFRVVVSSFFADIFKGNALNNGLLPVVVSPEFLQKIFDATENDPNTTFEVNLEKQTFTISATGESTDFEINPYKKHCLQNGLDDIDYLVEMKDEIEAFEAER
- the leuC gene encoding 3-isopropylmalate dehydratase large subunit; amino-acid sequence: MEAKTLFDKIWDAHAVKQIKDGPSVLYIDRHLIHEVTSPVAFLGLKKRGLKVFRPDKTTATPDHNVPTENQHLSIIDELSRHQVEMLKKNCAEHGIVYHDLQSEGHGIVHIIGPELGLTQPGMTIVCGDSHTSTHGAFGAIAFGIGTSEVEMVLASQCIMQPKPKKMRITINGVLNEGVTAKDIALYIISQISTSGGTGHFIEYAGTAIASLSMEGRMTLCNLSIESGARGGMIAPDDVTINYVKGRKYAPKGEDWDKAVEAWKELKSDEGALFDTEYTFDAADIEPMITYGTNPGMGIGISKTIPTTDGMTGSDKATFEKSLQYMGYKAGEAMKGKPVDYVFLGSCTNGRIEDFRAFTEFVKDRKKAPNVTAWLVPGSKHVEYQIREEGLVQILEAAGFELRQPGCSACLAMNDDKIPEGKYAVSSSNRNFEGRQGPGARTLLASPLTVAAAALTGKVTDPRELM